The Brassica napus cultivar Da-Ae unplaced genomic scaffold, Da-Ae ScsIHWf_85;HRSCAF=153, whole genome shotgun sequence genome includes a region encoding these proteins:
- the LOC125606342 gene encoding uncharacterized protein LOC125606342, translating into MALSSGVRSISKIIASSESSVSRSVSRSFHSTGAKKMSGGGHGHDEPYYLHAKHMYNLDRMKYQGLKMSLGVFTAFSIGVGVPIFAVVFQQRKTASG; encoded by the exons ATGGCGTTGAGCAGCGGAGTCAGATCGATCTCAAAGATCATAGCTTCATCCGAGTCATCAGTGTCCAGATCTG TGAGCAGAAGCTTCCACTCGACTGGAGCTAAGAAGATGAGCGGAGGAGGGCATGGCCATGACGAGCCATACTACCTCCACGCTAAGCACATGTACAATTTGGACCGCATGAAGTACCAAGGTCTCAAGATGTCTCTCGGTGTCTTCACTGCTTTCAGCATCGGTGTTGGAGTTCCTATCTTTGCTGTTGTCTTCCAGCAGAGGAAGACCGCATCTGGTTGA